Proteins encoded in a region of the Pseudomonadota bacterium genome:
- the pgi gene encoding glucose-6-phosphate isomerase — MKNTSDHNLARSPGWLALQGHAQRLAKAPLKDLLTQAGRHHEYSVQACGLVMDFSRQRLDRDTLDALLSLAEERQLEFWRENLFAGEAVNNTEGRAAMHMALRATPDDDYHVNGEDLLPGVHAELERIGKFVKAIHDGKLTGSNGKPLRQVVNIGIGGSDLGPAVAYRALHDFRHRQMHCHFVSAIDGQELHDLTQSLDPAETLFIICSKTFTTAETMANAHRARAWLSGELGEAAIAKQMAAVSGNQEAMVQFGIAPELRFSIWDWVGGRYSLWSAVGLALALGIGMEHFRAMLKGARDMDRHFRDTPLNQNLPALAALIDIWNINFQDSHSLVVLPYTQRLARLPDYLQQLFMESLGKATTRDGQPVSHRTGTMLFGGAGSDAQHAFMQLLHQGTESFAAEFLVPADLGLDDAELNALNQANALAQAEALAAGCEAGAHDSQPGNHPSTVIAFESVTPTMLGSLLAFYEHRVFSSAMIWGINPFDQFGVELGKKLARGQKD, encoded by the coding sequence ATGAAAAACACCAGTGATCACAACCTCGCCCGGTCGCCAGGCTGGCTGGCCCTGCAAGGGCACGCGCAGCGCCTCGCCAAAGCGCCGCTCAAAGACCTGCTGACCCAGGCCGGTCGCCACCACGAGTACTCCGTGCAGGCTTGCGGCCTGGTCATGGATTTCAGTCGCCAGCGCCTCGACCGGGACACGCTGGATGCATTGTTGTCGCTGGCCGAGGAACGCCAGCTCGAGTTCTGGCGCGAGAATTTATTCGCCGGCGAGGCGGTCAACAACACCGAAGGCCGCGCCGCCATGCACATGGCCCTGCGCGCAACGCCGGACGACGACTACCACGTCAACGGCGAAGACCTGTTGCCGGGGGTACACGCCGAACTTGAGCGCATCGGGAAATTCGTCAAGGCGATCCACGATGGCAAGCTCACCGGCAGCAACGGCAAGCCGCTGCGCCAGGTCGTCAACATCGGCATCGGTGGCTCCGATCTCGGTCCCGCCGTCGCTTATCGGGCCTTGCACGATTTCCGCCACCGCCAGATGCATTGCCATTTCGTCTCTGCAATCGACGGCCAGGAACTGCACGATCTCACGCAAAGCCTCGACCCCGCGGAAACCCTGTTCATCATTTGCTCGAAGACTTTCACCACCGCCGAAACCATGGCCAATGCACACCGCGCACGAGCCTGGCTAAGCGGCGAACTGGGCGAGGCCGCGATCGCAAAGCAGATGGCCGCCGTATCTGGCAACCAGGAAGCGATGGTCCAATTCGGCATAGCCCCCGAGCTGCGCTTTTCGATCTGGGACTGGGTCGGCGGGCGTTACTCTTTGTGGTCGGCGGTCGGCCTGGCGCTGGCGCTGGGTATCGGCATGGAACACTTTCGCGCCATGCTAAAAGGCGCGCGCGATATGGACCGCCACTTCCGCGATACGCCGCTCAACCAGAACCTGCCCGCGCTGGCCGCATTGATCGACATCTGGAACATCAACTTCCAGGACAGCCACAGCCTGGTCGTGCTGCCCTACACGCAGCGCCTCGCCCGCCTGCCCGATTACCTGCAACAGTTGTTCATGGAGAGCCTGGGCAAGGCCACGACCCGCGATGGCCAGCCCGTCAGCCACCGCACCGGCACGATGCTTTTCGGCGGCGCCGGCTCCGACGCCCAGCACGCCTTCATGCAACTGCTGCACCAGGGCACCGAAAGTTTCGCCGCCGAATTCCTGGTGCCGGCCGATCTCGGTCTCGACGACGCCGAGCTCAACGCCTTGAACCAGGCCAACGCGCTGGCCCAGGCCGAGGCGCTGGCGGCAGGCTGTGAAGCCGGCGCGCATGACTCGCAACCGGGCAATCATCCCTCCACGGTGATAGCCTTCGAAAGCGTGACCCCGACGATGCTCGGCAGCTTGCTGGCGTTTTACGAGCACCGCGTGTTTTCATCGGCGATGATCTGGGGGATCAACCCCTTCGACCAGTTCGGCGTCGAACTCGGCAAGAAACTGGCCAGGGGGCAAAAGGACTGA
- the rfbD gene encoding dTDP-4-dehydrorhamnose reductase: protein MRVLVTGGDGQLARALKRTPPQKIELWAPNRAELDICDKAKLAGQLDDFHPDLIVNTAAWTDVDRAEQQPDKASQVNTAAVGGLGDLCADRDIRIIHLSTDYVFPGTANKPHQPNDPTRPLNQYGKSKRKGEELLLASGADCLIIRTGWLYAPWGHNFLTSMRKLMVEKLKLQIVSDQTGTPTSVLDLAPVIWQLAREKDPGKDHVQIMHWTNSGTATWFEFAFAIRKALMATDLLEYPPALEKISSMDYAAQHGDIAHRPHYSVLDATESYRKLGKTAADWHDALHRVVENI from the coding sequence ATGCGCGTGCTGGTGACCGGTGGCGATGGCCAACTGGCGCGGGCACTGAAGCGAACGCCGCCGCAAAAAATCGAGCTATGGGCGCCGAATCGCGCCGAACTCGATATCTGCGATAAAGCCAAGCTGGCCGGCCAGCTCGACGACTTCCACCCCGATCTCATCGTCAACACCGCCGCCTGGACCGATGTGGACCGTGCGGAACAGCAACCGGACAAGGCCAGCCAGGTCAACACAGCCGCGGTGGGAGGTCTGGGCGACCTGTGCGCGGACCGCGATATCCGCATTATCCACTTGTCCACCGATTACGTCTTCCCCGGCACCGCCAACAAACCCCACCAGCCGAACGACCCCACCCGGCCGCTCAACCAATACGGCAAAAGCAAGCGCAAGGGCGAGGAACTGCTGCTGGCCTCAGGCGCCGACTGCCTGATCATCCGGACCGGCTGGCTGTATGCGCCCTGGGGGCACAATTTTCTGACCAGCATGCGCAAGCTGATGGTGGAAAAACTGAAGCTGCAGATCGTCAGCGACCAGACCGGTACGCCGACCAGCGTGCTGGACCTGGCGCCAGTGATCTGGCAACTCGCCCGGGAAAAAGACCCGGGGAAAGACCATGTACAGATCATGCACTGGACCAACTCAGGAACAGCCACCTGGTTCGAGTTCGCCTTTGCGATACGCAAAGCGCTGATGGCGACAGACCTGCTGGAGTATCCACCGGCGCTGGAGAAAATCAGCTCGATGGACTACGCGGCACAGCACGGCGACATCGCCCACCGGCCCCATTACAGCGTGCTCGATGCGACGGAAAGCTATCGAAAGCTCGGCAAAACGGCCGCAGATTGGCATGATGCCCTGCACCGCGTCGTGGAAAACATCTAG
- the rfbA gene encoding glucose-1-phosphate thymidylyltransferase RfbA, translated as MTRKGIILAGGTGTRLHPLTYAVSKQLMPVYDKPLIYYPLATLMLAGIRELLLITTPDDQPAFYKLLGDGSQWGLTLNYASQPNPDGIAQALVIAKEFLAGAPSALVLGDNIFFGHGLADTFRRAMGNDGASIFAYRVNDPQRYGIAVFDKQGALSDIVEKPKEYLSDFAITGLYFYDADAPAMAVALKPSARGELEITDLNKAYLAAGKLHVAKLGRGTAWLDTGTHESLMAAADFVRVIEDRQGLKVCCPEEIAWRLDYIDDRDLMALAAPLMQNSYGRYLERLVKHGKD; from the coding sequence GTGACCCGCAAAGGAATCATTCTCGCCGGCGGCACCGGCACGCGCCTGCACCCGCTGACCTACGCGGTCAGCAAACAGTTGATGCCGGTCTATGACAAGCCGCTGATCTATTACCCGCTGGCGACCTTGATGCTCGCCGGCATCCGCGAGCTGCTGCTGATCACCACGCCCGACGACCAGCCGGCGTTCTACAAGCTGCTTGGCGATGGCAGCCAGTGGGGGTTGACCCTCAACTACGCCAGCCAACCCAATCCCGACGGCATCGCCCAGGCGCTGGTGATCGCCAAAGAATTCCTCGCCGGCGCACCATCGGCACTGGTCCTCGGCGACAACATCTTCTTCGGCCACGGCCTCGCCGACACCTTCCGACGTGCCATGGGAAACGACGGCGCCAGTATTTTCGCCTACCGGGTCAACGACCCGCAGCGCTATGGCATCGCCGTGTTCGACAAACAAGGCGCACTAAGCGATATAGTCGAAAAACCGAAGGAATATCTTTCTGACTTCGCCATTACGGGGTTGTACTTTTACGATGCGGACGCACCCGCGATGGCCGTCGCGCTCAAGCCCTCGGCGCGCGGCGAACTCGAAATCACCGATCTGAACAAAGCCTATCTCGCCGCCGGCAAACTCCACGTCGCAAAACTCGGCCGCGGCACCGCCTGGCTGGATACCGGCACCCATGAATCGTTAATGGCGGCCGCCGATTTCGTGCGTGTCATCGAAGACCGCCAGGGTTTGAAAGTCTGTTGCCCAGAGGAAATCGCCTGGCGGCTGGACTACATCGACGACCGCGACCTGATGGCGCTGGCCGCACCGCTGATGCAAAATAGCTATGGCCGTTATCTCGAGCGCCTGGTCAAACACGGCAAGGACTGA
- the rfbC gene encoding dTDP-4-dehydrorhamnose 3,5-epimerase, translating into MEVIATKIPDVLLLRPTVFEDGRGFFMETFNAENFAAHGLPTEFVQDNHSGSSHNVLRGLHYQVKEPQGKLVRVTAGVVFDVAVDLRRDSKTFGHWVGENLSAANRQITWIPPGFAHGFYVLSVWAEVQYKCTTPYRPEYDRALRWDDPDIGIAWPLTEGQPPALSDKDASAPLLKDIKTELF; encoded by the coding sequence ATGGAAGTCATCGCCACCAAAATTCCCGATGTGCTGTTGCTAAGACCGACGGTGTTCGAAGACGGCCGCGGGTTTTTCATGGAAACCTTCAACGCCGAAAATTTCGCCGCCCACGGCCTGCCCACCGAGTTCGTCCAAGACAACCACAGCGGCTCGTCGCATAACGTGTTGCGCGGCCTGCATTACCAGGTCAAAGAACCCCAGGGCAAGCTGGTGCGGGTGACCGCCGGGGTGGTGTTCGATGTCGCCGTGGACTTGCGCCGCGATTCAAAGACCTTCGGCCACTGGGTCGGCGAAAACCTGTCGGCTGCAAACCGTCAGATCACGTGGATACCCCCCGGTTTCGCGCACGGTTTTTACGTGCTCAGCGTATGGGCCGAGGTCCAGTACAAATGCACGACGCCGTATCGCCCCGAATACGACCGCGCCCTGCGCTGGGACGACCCGGACATCGGCATCGCCTGGCCGTTAACCGAAGGGCAACCGCCGGCGCTGTCCGACAAGGATGCCTCGGCGCCATTGCTAAAAGACATAAAGACGGAGCTGTTCTGA